In the genome of Ignisphaera sp., one region contains:
- a CDS encoding pyridoxal-phosphate dependent enzyme: MHLVCPVCGSAYEFDIYSKLCPKCGSPLFVMHNVSQDTFKRVLQEAKHRWSFGVWGFHEVLPTNSIGKTIGEAWTPIIRVDNFSRTTGVETLVKNESRNPSGTFIDRGTAVDSYVAHVNGFKDVVSASTGDYAISLSMYSKLYGLNTTHYVPAFIEQWKRYVLMILGGKVVEVEDYSNAVRKAMRVSNKNNSFLSLPLSPTVIDGYRTIVFEVVNILNEIDWIATPVGDGVLATSILKGLREIEIYLETETPNILAVKLGEEGDKIKDFSKSFLTELGGGILRDTLDKILSEKGVFVTVDKEAVYSATNEIAYYDGLLVDPVGATSLAGVKRAVELGVIDRGDKVLAIVSGSPSKDTYILFKVLEYGGRGVEKFLNFKEGYISEVQIDILKILYEYRQIHLYEIWKKLRAMGHKISLQTVYSHIKKLLDKGYVKALGVDGRRKIYSISELGEEYLESIYSR, from the coding sequence TTGCACCTAGTCTGCCCTGTATGTGGATCTGCCTATGAATTCGATATATACTCTAAGCTATGTCCAAAGTGCGGCTCACCACTATTTGTAATGCATAATGTTTCACAAGACACATTCAAAAGAGTTTTGCAAGAAGCTAAGCACAGGTGGAGCTTTGGTGTCTGGGGTTTTCATGAAGTTCTACCAACAAATTCTATTGGGAAAACCATTGGAGAGGCGTGGACACCAATTATCAGAGTTGACAACTTCAGTAGAACTACTGGTGTTGAGACGCTAGTGAAGAACGAGTCAAGAAACCCGAGTGGGACGTTCATTGATAGGGGAACGGCTGTCGATTCATATGTGGCTCATGTTAATGGCTTTAAAGATGTTGTTTCTGCTTCAACAGGTGACTACGCTATATCTTTGTCAATGTATTCTAAACTCTACGGCCTTAATACAACACATTATGTCCCTGCTTTCATTGAGCAGTGGAAGAGATATGTGCTAATGATATTGGGTGGCAAAGTTGTTGAGGTTGAGGACTATTCAAATGCTGTTAGGAAAGCTATGAGGGTCTCGAACAAAAATAATAGTTTCTTATCACTACCTCTATCTCCTACAGTCATAGATGGCTACAGGACAATTGTGTTTGAGGTTGTCAATATTTTAAACGAAATCGATTGGATTGCCACACCTGTGGGCGATGGTGTACTAGCCACATCCATTCTAAAGGGCTTAAGAGAAATAGAGATCTATTTAGAAACTGAAACACCTAATATATTGGCTGTGAAACTTGGAGAAGAGGGGGATAAAATCAAAGACTTTTCAAAATCATTCTTAACAGAGTTGGGCGGCGGCATACTCAGAGACACGTTAGATAAGATACTAAGTGAAAAAGGAGTTTTTGTAACAGTCGATAAAGAAGCAGTATATTCAGCAACAAACGAAATTGCCTATTATGATGGTCTCTTAGTAGATCCTGTTGGCGCAACAAGTTTGGCAGGGGTTAAAAGAGCTGTGGAGCTAGGAGTTATTGATAGAGGAGATAAGGTACTAGCTATAGTTAGCGGTAGCCCATCAAAAGACACATACATTCTCTTCAAGGTTCTGGAGTATGGTGGAAGAGGAGTAGAAAAATTTCTTAACTTTAAAGAGGGCTACATAAGTGAGGTGCAAATAGACATTCTGAAGATACTCTATGAATATCGACAAATTCATTTATATGAAATATGGAAAAAGCTTCGAGCCATGGGACATAAAATATCTCTTCAAACTGTATATAGCCATATAAAGAAACTATTGGATAAAGGGTATGTGAAGGCTCTTGGTGTTGATGGAAGGAGGAAGATATATTCGATATCAGAGCTTGGAGAAGAATATCTAGAGAGTATATATAGTAGATAG
- a CDS encoding biotin carboxylase N-terminal domain-containing protein, whose amino-acid sequence MVDRINRLLIANRGEIVIRIIKTCRKLGIKTIAVYTSVDSDAMHVKLADEAYSLGSDPYGYLDIDKIVSVIKKAGADAVHPGYGFLSENANFAKAVEDSGAIWVGPKWNVIELLESKSMVRSIAHSIGVPIVPGSIAPVTLEEAKKISEEVGFPVLIKADRGGGGRGIRIANNLDELERLFLIASKEVETSFKGSKLYIEKFLPKVRHIEIQILADTHGNVVALGERECSIQRRYQKVIEEAPSPIITDDHRKKLYEYAIKFMKHVKYVNAGTIEFIRDEKGNFYLIEVNKRIQVEHPVTEAVTGIDIVEQQIKIAEGRELEIRDNIYKFNGHAIEARVYAEDPDKMLPSPGKISWVRFPDTKNVRIDHAIAPGVEIPPFYDPMIAKVIAWGSTREEARKNLVNALSNFEISGIKTSIPLLIEILNTKEFISGDYNTLFLGYYLEQRKISKNALVSGNREKVY is encoded by the coding sequence ATGGTTGACAGAATAAACAGGTTATTGATAGCTAACCGCGGAGAGATAGTGATAAGGATAATCAAAACTTGCAGAAAATTGGGCATAAAGACAATAGCTGTTTATACTAGCGTTGATAGTGATGCTATGCATGTTAAGCTTGCTGATGAAGCCTATTCACTGGGTTCCGATCCCTATGGCTATCTAGATATAGATAAAATCGTTTCGGTTATTAAGAAGGCTGGTGCTGATGCTGTTCACCCTGGTTATGGCTTCTTATCTGAAAACGCCAATTTTGCTAAGGCTGTTGAGGATTCTGGGGCGATTTGGGTTGGCCCAAAATGGAATGTGATAGAACTCTTAGAGTCAAAGTCCATGGTAAGATCAATTGCTCACAGCATTGGAGTTCCGATAGTGCCAGGCTCTATAGCTCCTGTCACGCTTGAGGAGGCTAAGAAGATTTCTGAGGAGGTTGGCTTTCCTGTTTTGATTAAAGCTGATAGGGGTGGTGGTGGTAGGGGTATTAGAATTGCCAATAATTTAGATGAACTTGAAAGGCTTTTTCTGATTGCATCAAAAGAGGTTGAAACATCATTTAAAGGTTCAAAGCTCTACATAGAGAAGTTTCTTCCAAAGGTAAGACACATAGAGATTCAAATACTTGCAGATACCCATGGAAATGTTGTTGCTCTTGGTGAAAGAGAGTGTAGCATCCAAAGAAGATATCAGAAAGTTATCGAGGAAGCACCATCGCCCATTATAACAGATGATCATAGGAAGAAGTTATATGAATATGCAATAAAATTTATGAAACATGTCAAATACGTCAATGCAGGCACCATAGAATTTATCAGAGATGAGAAAGGAAACTTCTATCTAATTGAGGTTAATAAAAGGATACAAGTTGAACACCCAGTTACAGAAGCTGTAACAGGGATTGATATTGTTGAGCAACAAATAAAGATAGCTGAGGGAAGGGAGCTAGAAATAAGAGATAATATATACAAATTTAATGGCCATGCAATAGAGGCTAGGGTTTATGCCGAAGACCCAGACAAGATGCTTCCATCACCTGGGAAGATATCATGGGTAAGGTTTCCAGATACCAAGAATGTTAGAATAGACCATGCTATTGCGCCAGGGGTGGAGATACCACCTTTTTATGATCCGATGATAGCAAAGGTCATTGCTTGGGGAAGCACAAGGGAAGAGGCCAGGAAAAACCTAGTTAACGCACTATCAAACTTTGAGATTAGTGGTATTAAAACATCGATACCACTACTTATAGAGATTCTGAACACCAAAGAGTTTATCAGTGGAGATTACAACACATTATTCTTGGGATATTACCTAGAGCAGAGAAAAATATCCAAAAATGCATTGGTTAGTGGAAACAGAGAAAAAGTTTATTAA
- a CDS encoding transcriptional regulator, translating to MNKDKMVGIALVGGAAILAVLIIYLLFLTPFDILTMKIIITLAVVLLAAVVGWIGYTLATTPPPKPIEEIEKEIEEELKKLEQEQKQQEQKKA from the coding sequence ATGAACAAAGACAAGATGGTTGGAATAGCATTAGTTGGAGGAGCTGCAATACTTGCAGTCCTAATAATCTACTTGCTGTTTTTAACGCCGTTCGACATACTCACAATGAAGATAATAATTACACTTGCAGTTGTTTTGCTAGCAGCTGTCGTTGGCTGGATAGGCTACACACTTGCCACAACGCCACCTCCAAAGCCTATTGAGGAGATAGAGAAGGAGATTGAGGAAGAGCTTAAGAAGCTTGAGCAAGAGCAGAAGCAACAGGAACAAAAGAAGGCATAG
- a CDS encoding DNA polymerase II translates to MSEKIISVYVLDASYEVVGSEPHIVIWGIDDDGNRVLLRDRRFRPYFYAIIDDSYLDKLDIIKSSVKRLSKPKSPVTSIDVVEKRFMGRPVKALRIETTIPEFVRDYRSEVARILGVRMVVEADIRFSLRYLIDNDIYPCTWHRFRVVEKTRSQEYRVDKEYEVLEVLERDESRLMPPKLKVLALDIEVYNPRGAPKPDRDPVIIISLMNSDNEVLLLQAQGRDDRRLIQEFIEYVNRYDPDIVVGYNSSNFDLPYLVERARKLGMRLDISRRRGVEPSKSVYGHVSIPGRLHVDLYDYAEEIAEIKVKSLDEVAEYFGVMKKSERRNVPWYEIYKYWDDENLRSVLLEYARDDVVSTYGIAEKILPFAMQLSSITGLPLDQVGSASVGFRLEWFLLRIARIRGELAPNRVEKEYEPYRGAIVLEPKKGVHENICVLDFSAMYPSIMMKYNIGPDTLVLGEECNNCFEAPETGYKFSKQSEAFFKTALNILVNARKSVRELMKKLPVESPEYRILDARQRALKVLANACYGYMAWTGARWYCKECAEAVADFGRETIKKAIAFAKELGLEVIYGDTDSLFVKYNKDFVEKFIEVVEKELGLEIKIDKIYQRVFFTEAKKRYIGLTEDGRIDVVGFEAVRGDWAEIAKEMQERVAEIILKTMDHRKAIEFVKDEIEKIRKLASQNAIDIQKFVIWKTITKPINEYEVEAPHVTAAKHLIKSGYSVEVGDKIGYVIVKGTGKISDRAKPYMIVDARDLDIDYYIEHQIIPAVLRILEYFGVSEKHLKSIGRAGKSLFDYKK, encoded by the coding sequence ATGAGTGAAAAGATTATCAGTGTATATGTTCTTGATGCAAGTTATGAGGTTGTTGGATCAGAGCCCCACATAGTGATATGGGGGATTGATGATGACGGCAACAGGGTTCTGTTGAGGGATAGGAGATTTAGGCCTTATTTCTATGCGATAATAGATGACTCATATCTAGATAAACTCGATATAATAAAATCTTCTGTGAAGAGACTTAGCAAACCAAAATCACCTGTAACATCTATTGATGTTGTTGAGAAAAGGTTTATGGGGAGACCTGTTAAGGCTCTTAGAATAGAGACTACTATACCAGAGTTTGTAAGGGATTATAGAAGCGAAGTTGCTAGGATACTAGGGGTTAGAATGGTTGTTGAGGCTGACATAAGATTCTCGCTCAGATATCTTATAGACAACGATATATATCCATGTACATGGCACAGGTTTAGAGTTGTTGAAAAGACCAGGTCGCAGGAGTATAGAGTTGACAAAGAGTATGAAGTTTTAGAGGTTTTGGAGAGAGATGAAAGTAGATTGATGCCACCGAAACTCAAGGTCTTGGCTCTAGACATCGAGGTTTATAATCCTCGTGGTGCTCCCAAGCCCGATAGAGACCCTGTTATAATAATATCTCTTATGAATTCAGATAACGAGGTTCTTCTTCTCCAGGCCCAGGGAAGGGATGACAGGCGTTTAATCCAAGAATTCATAGAGTATGTGAATAGGTATGATCCTGACATAGTTGTGGGGTATAATTCAAGCAACTTTGATCTCCCGTATCTTGTTGAGAGAGCTAGGAAGCTTGGTATGAGACTGGATATTTCTAGGAGAAGGGGTGTAGAGCCATCTAAGAGTGTCTACGGCCATGTATCCATTCCTGGGAGGCTACATGTAGATCTTTATGACTATGCTGAGGAGATAGCTGAAATAAAGGTTAAGTCTCTTGACGAGGTTGCAGAATACTTTGGCGTTATGAAGAAGAGTGAAAGAAGGAATGTACCCTGGTATGAGATCTACAAGTATTGGGATGATGAGAATCTCAGGTCTGTTTTGCTAGAATATGCTAGAGATGATGTTGTTTCGACCTATGGCATAGCTGAGAAGATACTGCCGTTTGCTATGCAACTCTCAAGCATAACAGGTCTTCCACTGGATCAGGTTGGCTCTGCTAGTGTTGGGTTTAGACTTGAATGGTTTTTGCTTAGAATTGCTAGAATAAGGGGAGAGCTGGCACCTAATAGAGTTGAAAAAGAATATGAACCATACAGAGGAGCAATAGTCTTAGAGCCTAAGAAGGGTGTTCATGAAAATATTTGTGTATTAGACTTCTCAGCCATGTACCCAAGCATAATGATGAAGTATAATATTGGGCCTGACACGCTTGTTCTAGGCGAGGAATGCAACAACTGTTTCGAAGCCCCTGAAACAGGCTATAAATTCTCTAAACAGAGCGAGGCTTTCTTCAAAACAGCTCTAAACATTCTAGTGAATGCCAGAAAGAGTGTGAGAGAACTCATGAAGAAGCTACCAGTAGAATCTCCAGAGTATAGAATACTTGATGCAAGGCAAAGAGCCTTGAAGGTTCTTGCAAATGCTTGCTATGGCTACATGGCTTGGACAGGGGCTAGGTGGTATTGTAAAGAATGTGCAGAAGCTGTAGCAGACTTCGGTAGGGAGACTATTAAAAAGGCCATAGCCTTTGCGAAGGAGCTTGGACTAGAGGTGATATACGGAGATACAGACTCCCTATTTGTGAAATATAATAAAGACTTTGTAGAGAAATTCATAGAGGTTGTCGAGAAAGAGCTTGGACTAGAGATAAAGATTGATAAAATCTATCAGAGGGTGTTCTTCACAGAAGCTAAAAAGAGGTATATAGGTTTAACAGAGGATGGTAGGATAGATGTTGTTGGTTTTGAGGCTGTTCGTGGGGACTGGGCTGAGATAGCCAAGGAGATGCAGGAGAGGGTTGCAGAGATAATTCTCAAGACCATGGACCACAGAAAGGCTATAGAGTTTGTAAAAGATGAGATTGAGAAGATTAGAAAACTAGCATCTCAAAATGCGATAGATATTCAAAAGTTTGTTATATGGAAGACTATCACAAAGCCTATTAACGAGTACGAGGTTGAAGCACCGCATGTGACAGCAGCTAAGCATCTTATTAAGAGTGGGTATAGTGTTGAGGTTGGGGATAAGATAGGATATGTGATTGTGAAGGGAACTGGGAAAATATCTGATAGAGCAAAACCATATATGATTGTTGATGCCAGGGATCTAGACATAGATTATTATATTGAGCACCAAATAATTCCAGCTGTGCTAAGAATTCTAGAGTATTTTGGTGTCAGTGAGAAGCATTTGAAAAGTATTGGAAGAGCTGGCAAGTCTTTGTTTGACTACAAAAAGTAG
- the dnaG gene encoding DNA primase DnaG yields MAKYVIRARIEVDGEVEKSDIIGAIFGFTEGIFGEEFDLRDLQDKGRIGRISVEIKTEKGKTVGEILIPSNLDRIETALLAALIENVEKVGPYQARIQIIDIVDVRAEKLKKIMERASEIARKYFVEKAPDIKEILNKISEGVRIAELIYYGPEKLPAGPDIESADTIIIVEGRADVLNMLRYGYRNVIALEGAHGSKVPESIVKLAARKTAILFVDGDRAGELIAREVIKIADIDYVTRAPQGKEVEELTGKEIAKALKNLVPAKQFLESIEKKTEAEAKPVSQVTEVVTPPPQVVAPTPEAEIKTLTPTVVAEAKPVAGFEVPIKIVEEGKKLIGTLEALLFDSNWNVIERIHVRDLVERLQQMDYGKVQAIVFDGVITQRLLDTASEKGVKLVLGVRIGNVSKKPDNVFVVTFQDIFSLAS; encoded by the coding sequence ATGGCAAAATATGTTATTAGAGCTAGGATAGAAGTTGATGGGGAGGTAGAGAAATCAGATATAATTGGCGCTATCTTCGGATTTACAGAGGGAATATTTGGAGAGGAGTTCGATCTCAGAGATCTGCAGGACAAGGGGAGAATAGGTAGAATCAGTGTTGAGATAAAGACTGAAAAAGGCAAAACAGTTGGAGAGATACTGATACCATCAAACCTAGACAGAATAGAGACAGCGCTTCTGGCAGCACTAATAGAGAATGTTGAGAAGGTTGGGCCATACCAAGCAAGGATACAAATCATAGATATTGTTGATGTTCGTGCAGAAAAGCTTAAGAAGATCATGGAAAGAGCAAGTGAGATAGCAAGAAAATACTTTGTCGAGAAAGCCCCTGACATAAAAGAGATTCTAAATAAGATAAGCGAGGGCGTTAGAATAGCAGAGCTCATCTACTATGGGCCTGAGAAACTTCCTGCAGGACCAGACATAGAATCTGCTGACACAATCATAATCGTTGAAGGAAGAGCTGATGTATTAAATATGTTGAGATATGGCTATAGAAATGTGATTGCATTAGAGGGTGCACACGGCTCTAAGGTACCAGAAAGCATAGTTAAGCTAGCAGCTAGGAAAACAGCTATACTTTTTGTTGATGGCGATAGAGCTGGGGAGCTAATAGCTAGGGAGGTCATTAAGATAGCCGACATAGACTATGTGACAAGAGCACCACAAGGCAAAGAAGTCGAGGAACTAACAGGTAAAGAGATAGCCAAGGCATTGAAGAACCTTGTTCCAGCTAAGCAGTTTCTCGAAAGCATAGAGAAGAAGACCGAGGCAGAAGCTAAACCTGTGTCACAGGTAACCGAAGTTGTAACCCCACCACCACAAGTTGTTGCTCCAACACCAGAAGCAGAGATCAAGACCTTGACGCCGACTGTGGTAGCAGAGGCCAAACCTGTTGCAGGCTTTGAGGTGCCTATAAAAATTGTTGAAGAAGGTAAGAAACTGATTGGTACTTTAGAGGCATTACTCTTTGACAGCAATTGGAACGTGATTGAAAGAATTCATGTAAGGGATCTCGTTGAGAGGCTTCAGCAAATGGACTATGGCAAGGTACAGGCAATTGTATTTGATGGTGTGATAACGCAAAGGCTATTGGATACAGCTTCTGAGAAAGGTGTTAAACTTGTTCTCGGTGTTAGAATAGGTAATGTCAGTAAAAAGCCTGATAATGTATTTGTTGTTACATTCCAAGACATCTTTAGCTTAGCATCATAA
- a CDS encoding tyrosine--tRNA ligase, whose product MDVDTRLALIKRNTMEIVTEEELRETFEEGKRLRGYIGFEPSGISHIGWLIWMFKFKDLVDAGVEMILFAATWHAWINDKLGGNMELIRAAAKHVARVLEAIGVNMSRVKVVYAEELVERVEYWEKIIRIAKQTSLSRVKRALTIMGRKASEGELDFSKLIYPLMQVADIFQMDLDIALGGMDQRKAHMLARDVAEKLGYKKPIAIHTPLLPSLKGSTKMVTSMEIDDALSEIKMSKSKPEEAIFLTDDDNIIAKKIRGAYCPPREVEANPVIAIARYIIFAQGSRRFVIERKPEYGGTIEIYSYEELEKLYREGVLHPLDLKNAVANELIKIVSPIRSVLQSEKELWLDLEKISQSITR is encoded by the coding sequence ATGGATGTAGACACAAGACTTGCGCTCATCAAAAGAAACACCATGGAGATTGTGACCGAGGAGGAGCTTAGAGAAACATTTGAAGAGGGTAAAAGACTTAGAGGATACATAGGTTTTGAGCCAAGTGGCATTAGCCATATTGGCTGGCTTATATGGATGTTCAAATTTAAGGATCTTGTTGATGCAGGTGTTGAAATGATTCTGTTTGCCGCTACATGGCATGCGTGGATAAATGATAAGCTTGGGGGGAATATGGAGCTTATAAGAGCTGCTGCAAAGCATGTTGCAAGGGTTTTAGAGGCTATAGGCGTTAACATGTCAAGGGTGAAGGTGGTTTATGCTGAGGAGCTTGTTGAAAGGGTTGAATACTGGGAGAAGATAATTAGGATAGCTAAGCAAACCAGTTTGAGTAGAGTAAAAAGAGCGTTGACAATAATGGGGAGAAAGGCTAGCGAGGGGGAGCTAGACTTCTCGAAACTCATCTACCCACTCATGCAAGTTGCCGACATATTCCAAATGGATTTGGACATTGCCTTAGGCGGTATGGATCAGAGAAAGGCCCACATGCTCGCAAGAGATGTTGCTGAGAAGCTTGGCTATAAAAAGCCTATAGCAATACACACACCACTTCTACCCTCCTTAAAAGGCTCTACAAAAATGGTCACCTCCATGGAGATTGATGATGCTCTCTCAGAAATTAAAATGAGCAAATCTAAACCTGAAGAAGCAATATTTCTAACAGACGATGACAATATAATAGCTAAAAAGATTAGAGGAGCTTATTGCCCCCCTAGAGAGGTTGAGGCAAATCCTGTAATAGCGATAGCAAGATATATAATATTTGCTCAGGGGAGCAGGAGGTTTGTTATAGAGAGAAAACCTGAGTATGGAGGAACAATAGAGATCTACAGCTATGAAGAGCTTGAAAAGCTGTATAGAGAAGGTGTTCTGCATCCCCTGGATCTGAAAAACGCTGTAGCAAATGAACTTATAAAGATTGTGAGCCCAATTAGATCTGTGTTACAAAGTGAGAAAGAGCTTTGGCTAGATCTCGAAAAAATAAGTCAAAGTATTACAAGATAG
- the pheT gene encoding phenylalanine--tRNA ligase subunit beta, whose protein sequence is MPVVRARIGLLMEMTEISDVDKLRDILFRLKCETEVEDRDIAVEVQSDRIDMFSVEGIAKAVRMYMGLDRYSEPSLRNFPFRVFVEPPAKRPYIAVAAVTNVKLNEERLKLLIEFQERLHTTFGRGRKKVAIGLHDLDKLPSTILVYKDVDIDKTTMIPLHDYREFRIRDVLSQTDQGKLYGSISLNGSLHPAILSNEKVISLPPVINSDITRLTENSKNILIDVTGTDLDSVNNVLNTIVHSLTFYGGEVLGAIIRYPDKEIVTPNISPRTMELNLGFISTWLGIDASKDVEVVKRALERMGYNVDSVGSNRMTITIPYYRIDVLHPVDVVEDIVIGIGYEELGFVEVEPRPIVRRGVDQRDVANIIRDVLIGLGFIELNTLTLIPQYIAEILELKNTPIVVNAPSNEINALRTTLAESIINILKNSQYVPQPVKVFEIGEVVTECSECYNRWKNDLRACWAIMDSETRFEEMHATLYAIARELELDKMLVLKPCSSNMFMRGRCADVYVGNKLVGFLGEVDPEKLEKLEILYPITLAEVSINILYTLLVGK, encoded by the coding sequence ATGCCTGTTGTCAGAGCTAGAATAGGTCTTCTAATGGAGATGACTGAGATATCGGACGTTGATAAACTGAGGGATATTCTGTTTAGATTGAAATGCGAAACAGAGGTTGAGGATAGAGATATAGCTGTAGAGGTTCAGAGCGATCGAATAGATATGTTTTCTGTGGAGGGGATAGCAAAGGCCGTTAGAATGTATATGGGATTGGATAGATATTCTGAACCTTCTCTAAGGAACTTCCCATTCAGAGTATTTGTTGAGCCACCTGCAAAAAGACCCTATATAGCTGTTGCTGCTGTAACAAATGTTAAACTCAATGAAGAGAGACTAAAGCTATTAATAGAATTCCAAGAGAGGCTACACACAACATTTGGTAGGGGACGGAAAAAAGTTGCCATAGGTCTTCATGACCTAGACAAATTGCCATCAACAATACTTGTGTACAAAGATGTTGACATAGATAAGACTACCATGATACCTCTGCATGACTATAGAGAGTTTAGGATAAGAGATGTTCTTTCACAAACTGATCAAGGAAAGCTCTATGGCTCTATCTCTTTAAATGGCTCACTACATCCAGCCATATTATCAAACGAAAAGGTCATCTCCTTACCACCTGTAATAAATAGTGATATTACAAGGTTAACAGAGAATAGCAAGAATATCTTAATAGATGTTACTGGAACAGACCTCGACTCTGTCAATAACGTACTAAACACAATAGTACATTCCCTAACATTCTATGGCGGAGAAGTTCTAGGCGCAATAATTAGGTATCCTGATAAAGAGATTGTAACACCAAATATTAGTCCAAGAACAATGGAATTGAATCTAGGGTTTATATCTACGTGGCTAGGTATTGATGCTAGCAAAGATGTGGAGGTGGTGAAAAGAGCCTTAGAGAGAATGGGCTACAATGTAGATAGTGTAGGTAGCAATAGAATGACTATAACAATTCCATACTATAGAATAGACGTTCTACACCCAGTTGATGTCGTAGAGGATATAGTGATAGGCATAGGCTATGAGGAGCTTGGATTTGTAGAGGTTGAACCAAGGCCTATTGTTAGAAGAGGTGTTGACCAAAGAGATGTTGCAAATATTATAAGAGATGTTTTGATTGGACTTGGATTCATAGAGCTAAACACATTGACTCTAATACCTCAATACATTGCAGAGATCCTAGAACTAAAGAATACACCAATAGTTGTTAATGCACCATCGAATGAAATAAACGCTTTGAGAACAACCTTGGCAGAGTCAATAATAAACATTTTGAAAAATTCACAGTATGTTCCACAGCCTGTTAAGGTCTTTGAAATTGGAGAAGTTGTTACAGAATGTAGTGAATGCTACAATAGATGGAAAAACGATTTGAGGGCTTGCTGGGCTATAATGGATAGTGAGACAAGATTTGAGGAGATGCATGCAACGCTATATGCTATTGCTAGAGAGCTTGAATTGGATAAAATGCTTGTTCTAAAACCATGCAGTAGCAATATGTTTATGAGGGGTAGGTGTGCTGATGTATATGTGGGAAACAAGCTAGTTGGTTTTTTGGGGGAGGTAGATCCAGAGAAGCTTGAGAAACTCGAGATACTCTATCCAATTACATTAGCCGAGGTATCTATAAACATATTATACACATTATTAGTAGGTAAATAG